The sequence GTGACGAGGTCCTTGAACCGGAAGGTGATGTGCCCTGACGTCTCTCCGTGGGGCGCATAGACCAGGCGCACGGAGTCACCGTTGAAGAGTAGGCCGATGGGCACACGGGCCGCGCGCAGCAGGCGGTCGAACTTGGCGGTCGGCTCGTAGAACCACGCGCCCGTGGTGTCTTCCTTCTTGTCCAGGTTCAACCCGGGCGGCAGCTCCCAGGTCAGGAGCGCGAAGCCTTCCGCGGCGCGGCTGATGGGCGTGGAATCATCCGGCAACCCTTCCGGCTTCGCGGGAGGAGGCCCTCGTCGCAACAGCCCCCGCGTGGGCTTGATCGTCTGTTGCCCCTCCGCGATGTCGAGCTGGAGGTCCTCCGGAAACACCGTGGTGAAATCATCCTCGGTGTAGCCCAGCACCTCCCGGAGGAAGCGCGGGACATCCGTCACGCGAGGTGTCTCCCGGCCCGCAAGCAGAACGAACCGCGACTGCGCGGACACCGGCAGGCGCTGCATGCACTGCGCGTCTTCGAGGACCGGGATGGAGACCACCAGTCCTTCGATGGGCTGTGCCATCCCCATCCATTTGTGGTGATAGCGACGCTCGACGTCCCCGCCAAGGTTCTGACCGTTCATCACCGCGCCCCCGGCCACAGGTAGACCATGCCCACGGGCACCAGACGGACGACCCGCACAGCGTAGGTGGCCTTCAAGGATTCAGGTTGTTCGACGAGTTCCCTTCCGAGAGCTGTCAATCGCTGCTCGAGGTGGACCTTGTCCCGCCTCCACTGGTCCTGCTCCGCCCGGGCGTCGAGCTTGAGCTCGAGCTGCGCGCCCAATGCCTCCCGGATGGCCTCCTGCTGTGTCAGGAGAATCTGTGTCAGCGCCTTGGCTTCGGACGCCCCCCGCGCCGCCAGCTTTCTGCGAGCATCCTGCTCCCGCACCGAGGCCTGTTCCTCGATGGCGGACCAGAGCTTCGAGAAATCGGACTCGACACTGGCCAGCAGCCTTTTCTGGACGGCCTTCGGTATCGCGGAGAGCGCGGGCGCTTCCGCCAGCGTGGTCTCCAGTTGGTCGATTGCCTTGCGGTCCGCCTCGTCCGCGAAGGGCTTCAGGTGCCCGCGGCCGCCGCCGTCCAGCCACCTTGCTGAAACAGAGACAACTTCGTCATGAAGTCGCGCGGCGCCCTCGCCAAAGAGCGACAACCGGCCGAAGACGATGACGCGCGCCACTGCGTCGCGTCGGGTCTGGACCACCGTGACACGGCTCAGGTCGTTCGCGGAGAACCCCTGCGCCAGGAACCGCTGGAGCACCCGCTGGACGAGCGGATGGGACAGGTGCAGGTGGACGAGCTTGCTGGAGACGCCCGGAGGTGCCTCGAAGACAACTGGAGACAGGGGGCGCTTGCGCCACTCCCACGCGGGCTCGTCGTGTTCCCGGCGCGGACGAATGGAATCCAGGGTCGTGTTCCACGAAGCGGGAAGTGCGGGGACCTTCCAGGCCTCCAGCGCCCTGCCCTCTTCCGTGAAGACTTCCCGCTCCAACCGGCCCGCGCCGGCCAGTTCGAACCCCACGTCCAGCGCGTCGCGCAGCAGGACGGGATTGAAGTCCATCACCTTGCCGCTGCGCTCGCGGAGCTCTCCAATCGCATCCAGCTCCTTGCGCAGGGATTGGAGCGTGCGCTGGGACTCCAGTTCCCGCTTCGTCACCTCCGTGCGAGTCGAGGTCGCGGCGCGGGAGAGGCTCGCCAGCGTGCCCTTCGTGATGCCCGAGGCGAGAGCATCGTGCATCTGGTCCATCAGCACGCAGCCCAGGCTGCCCAGCTCGCGCGTGATGGTCTCTACCTTGCGCGCGAGGGTGTCGAGCACCGCGTCCTCGGCGCGCTGGCCGTAGACGAAGTAGCCGCAGCGGACGGAGGGCGCGGGTTGCAGGGCCCGGTCGATGCGGCCGTTGCGCTGCTCCATGCGCGAGGGATTCCACGGAATGTCGAAGTGGAACAGGTCCGCGCAGTGCCCCTGCAGGTTGATGCCTTCGCGCGCGGCGTCGGTCGCGAGGAGAACCCGCACGGGGAACTCCTCCATCGGACCGTTGAAGGCGGCCTGCACCTCCGCGCGCTTCACGTCATCGATGCCGCCCGTCAGCGTGAGGATGCGCTCATCGCCCCGTTGGGTCCCCTCGAAGGCGGCGGTGAGCTGCTCCTTGAGGTAGCGGAGCGTGTCGCCATACTCGGTAAAGACGATGACCCGGCGGGGCTTCCATGCGGCGCCTCGAGTGAGCGGGCATTGGTGCTCGCGAATCCAGTGGAGGAGGGCCCGGAGCTTCGCGTCCCGGGCAGCGCGGTGACGGGCGCTCAGCTTGAGCATGTCATCCAGGAGCTTGCGCGCCTGGACGGTGGCGGACAGGTTCTGACTGTCCTCGCGGATGGTCTCCGCGAACGACAGCTCGAGTGCGTCGTCCGTCTCGCCGTGCTCCTCGGACTCAGGAGCCGTGTCGCCGGTGAGCGCTCCGCCGTCGGGAGCCATCGTTCCGGCACCGAAAGCCGCCGCGTGGACGGAGAGGGTGCGGTGGAACGCCTCGATGCTGGAGAGGAGGCGCTTCTGGAGGTTGATGAAGACCAGGCGCCCCTGCTTCGTCCCGGGCGCCATGAGCTCCGTGTAGCGCGCGAGCTTCTGGGACAGCTCCAGTTCCGGAGCAGAGGCTTCGCCCAGGTCGACACGCTGCTCGACGGTCTTCCCGTCGGGAGCGAGCCACTCGGCGTGCCAGCGTCCCGAGTCATGCGTCAGCCGCACGCCCACCACGTACCGCTCGGGGTAGCGCTGCGAGCTGCCCAGGGCGCGAAGGTCGCCCTTGAGACGGCGCACCATGACGGGAGCCAGCTGTGATTCGCGGACGCGGGTGCCCCGCGTGAAGCGCTGTGGGTCCAACATCTCCAGCAGCGCGGAGAAGCTGTTGGAGTGGCCGTTGTGGGGCGTCGCGGAGAGGAAGAGCCGGTGCTCGAAGCGCTCCGCCAGTGAGCGGATGCTGCGAGTGGTCTCCGTGTCGATGGCGTACCGGCTGGCCGATGCGGGCGCGACGACGTGCGCCTCGTCGAGCACCAACAGGGACTTGTGGTGACCCTTCTCCTCCAGGAGGGTCTTCAGCGGCTCGAAGTACTCGCTGCGCCGCAGCGTCTGGTACGACACGATGAAGCGCGAGTGCGTCGCCCAGACTGGGACCTGGAAGCCGCGCTCCTGCCGGCGGCGGGAGACGAACTCGCTGTTGAAGATTTCGAAGCGCAGACCGAAGCGCTTCTCCATCTCATCGCGCCACTGGAGCGTCACCGACGCCGGGCAGACGATGAGGACGCGGTCCACGCGCTGGCGGAGGATGAGCTCCTGCAACACCAGCCCCGCCTCGATGGTCTTTCCGAGCCCTACGTCATCGGCGATGAAGAGATTCACCCGGGGCAGCTCGAGCGCCTTCTTGAGAGGCGTGAGCTGGTGATTCATCAAGTGGATGCCCGCGCGGAACGGCGCCTGGAAGAGCCGGGCGTCGGTGGCGGTGACGGAGCTCCACTTGAGCGCGTGCAGATAGGCAGCGAAGTGACGGGGCTCGTCGAAACGCTCAGGCGTTCCCAATCCACCCTGTTCAGGTCGGACGACCCGAGCGGCGAGCTCACGCTCCCACAAGACAGACAAGGGACGACCCTGTGCGTCATCATCGAGACATGTGAGACGAACGAGGGTGTGTTGCTCCCGGGCGTCCGAAGGAGCGATGACCTCGTTGACCAGATACTGACGGTGTCTGACCTGCGCGATATCACCCGCGCACGGCATGGGAGCGGTGGGCACGGGAGCAACATCTCGCTACAGGGCTGTATTTTACATACCCCGAGCGGGGTATGTACAGCGTTAGCAGGTCAGCCTCCTGAGGGCTTCGATGCGTCCATCCGCTCTCCCGGCTGCCCCGGCGGCTTCAGGGTAAAAACAAACCCCTGTGGCACCTTGGCGAGGTGAGCCCCGGCGCGAGAGACACCCCAGACACGTGGTGTTGAAGCTCAAAAACAGCCAACAGGCCCAGGCGTCTGCCACGCATTTGATACGAGTTCGGCCTGAGTAGGCATATACCCCAGGGGCTCAAGCGGCCTGTCCACCGGCCGGGAGCATCGCTCGGGTGGCCCCGTCAGCGACCCTCCTCGGCCTCTCTGCACCCTCCCTCTCAGGCGCCTCGACTGTGCAGGGGGCTTCACACCCGTGTGCCAGGCGCGGCACGAGGATCTGGGCAAGCGAGGTTGCGTCCGGGCGGGAGCGGGGCCTTCCCGGCTGGCCTCAAGGATGCATTGCTCGCGCACATGGGCCGGGACCGAGCTGTTTCCCTGATGGACGACCTTCGCGCCACCAACCCCAGCGAGCACACGCGCTGGCTGGTCGAGCCCGATGAGCCGGCCTTCCGCGAGCTGCTTCACGCGCGCTACGCGGAGACGTATTCCTACCCGTTCCTCTACGAGCCCGGCGGCGCCGTGCGGCTCTGGAGGGACGGGGCGCTGCTGAGCTTCGGCGAGTTCGACGCGCGGGGCGCGCTGCTGTGGCACACGGGCCTGTGGCGCAAGCCGGGGCGGGACTCGCTGGACTCGGGGCTCTCCGTGGCGCTGCCGAGCCGCCGCACCATCATGGGCCGCGCCGAGCACGAGGCGCTGTGGGGCTCGCTGCTGGAGCGGCTCGGGCGCTGGGTGGGCTTCCTGCACCAGAACACCTCCACGCTGCACGTCATGGCGCAGCGCTACGCCTCGCGCTTCATGCGCGCGAGGCCCATGGGCCTCGTCGTCAACTACACGCGGGGCGAGACGGTGATTGGCGTGGAGGAGGGCTCGGGCGTGCCCATGCAGGCACTGGCGATGACGACGGTGCTCGCGCCCCCGCCGCCACGCCGGCGCTACCTGCCCGAGGGCCCGTGGGGGGAGTGGCTCGTGTCCATCCTGGCCGGGGTGGGGCTCGCGGAGTCGGTGGCCTTCACGCCGCTGGAGCGCCGGGCACGGAGGGAGGGCGCCGTGCTGCGTCCGCTCGACTGGAACGCGTCGCTGCGTCTGGAGCGGCGGGTCCTCGTGGGCTTCAGCGCGGAGGGCACCCCGGCGCTCACGTCGGAGCGGGCGCGCGTGGACCTCATCCACCTGCCCATGGGCGAGCCCCGGTGGGTGGCCGAGGGGACGCCGGTGCTCCTCGCGGCCGGCTTTCTTCCGACGGGCATCCGCCTCCACCAGCGCGAGCCGGATGAGCTCGTCTTCCAATACGTGGCGGACCCGAGGGCCGCGTGTGAAGTCGTGAGCCGCGCCCGGCTGGACGGCGCGCGAGCCCGGGAGCTCTTCGCGGGATGGATGGAGCGATGCGCGCGAACTTCGTAGACACGGTGATGGCGCGGCTGGACGGCGAGGTCGCCACCATCTGGGCCACGGTGCTGCTGCGGCTGGAGGACAGGCCCGACGTGGCGCTCCTGCGCCGGGGGCTGCGCGCGCTGGTGCGGGAGAGCGAGCGCCTCAACGTGACCTGGAACGACGCGCGCCGCGCATGGGTGCCCGCGGTGCGCGGGGACGCGGAGGTGGACGCGGCCCTGGTGGAAGGCGCAGAGCCCCTGTCCGAGCCCGACGCCGTGGCGCGAATCATCAACACGCGGGTAGACCTCACGCGCGACGTGCCGCTGCGGCTGCACCTGCATCCCATGGTGGACGCGGCCCAGGGGCCCTGGCTGCTGGGCATCCAGTTGCACCACGCCATCGGGGATGCGAAGGCGCTGGCGCACCTGCTGGAGCGGCTGTGGCTGCTCTGCGCGGGACGCGGCTCGGAGTCGCGCCCGCTGGAGCCCTCGACGCTCACGGATGGCAAGGTACTGCTCGCGGCGCTGCGCCAGCCTGGCCCGGTGCTGGGGCTCGCGAGTCCGCGCCGGCGGCTCCTGGCGCAGCGGGGAATGGGGCTGCGCCGCAGTGGGGACACCGCCGGACACGCGCTGTCGGCCACGGCGCGGCTCACGCTTCCCCAGGGCGACACCGACCTCCAGGCGTCGGACGTCTTCTTCTCCGCGCTGCTCGCGGGCGTGGCGCTGCGAGAGTCCCCGGCGGACGGACTCATCCGCCTGCGCATGCCGGTGGACCTGCGGAGGATGCTGGGGCTCGGGCGGACGCTGGGCAATGGCTGCTCCGCGGTGCCGATTGAAATCTCCCTGAAAGAGGTCCGCGCCCGGCTGGAGGCCCCGCGCGAGCTGGCCCGCTTCCTCCGCTCCGAGGTGCAGCGGGTGCTCGATGAGGGCGTGCACTGGACGACGGCGCTGGAGTGCATGGCGGTGGCCCGGCTCGCACCGGCGCGGGTGCTGCGCAGGAACGCGCGTCCCGGGCTCATCGCCGAGCCCCGGACGAACACGCTCGTCGTCACCTACCTGGGACGGATGGACAAGCACTTCACGCAGGCGCCGTTCCGCATCCGCTCCATGCGCAGCCACACGGCCACCTGGGGCGCCACGGGCCTGTCGTTCGCGGACACGCTCAACATCAGCACGGCGGCCTTCGAGGGCCTCTGGACGCGCGAGGAGTTGCGCGACTTCACGGAGCGCGTCGCCGGGTGGGCGGCCTCGGGCTTCGGCCTGCGGGCGGAGGTGCTCGCGCCATGATGGGGCTGCGCGAGGCGCCCGGGGTCTACCTGGGCTTCATCTCCCTGCACGTGCTCGCGGGGCACCTGGGCACAAGCCTCGTCTACCGCCTGCGCTTCGGGCGCAGCCCGCTGGCCTACCGGAGCGCGGCGGCGGATTCCGCGCACACGCGCGTCACGCGGCGCATCAGTGGCGTCTCGCTGCTCTGGGCCGGCTCCGTGCTCGCGGCCGCGTTCTGGCCCGCGTGGTCCGTCATGCCCTGGGGACGGCCGCTGCTGCCCATTCCTCCGCTCGCGGGTTGGGTGCTCGGTATCGTGGGGCTCATGGGCATGCTGTGGGCCCAGTATGGAATGGGCCCGGCGTTCCGCATCGGCGTGGACGCGGGGGAGGCCCGGCCCGCGCTGCACGAGGGGGGACTCCACCGCTACTCGCGCAACCCCATCTACGTGTTCTCCTACCTGTACCTCGCGGGGGCTTCGCTCTGGGCTCCGTCCGTGGTGACGCTGGGCGCCTGTGCGGCGCTCGGGGGGCTCTTCCATCAACTGGTGCTCCAGGAGGAGCGGTTCCTCGCGGACCGCCTCGGTGAGCCCTACGCGCGCTATTGCCAGCGCGTCCCTCGCTACTTCTGACGCGCCATGCAGCCAGCCCTCTCACGTCCCGCTGATTCGCCCGGTGCCGCGCCCCCGGAGCCCGGCCTCTCCCGCGCCGAGCTGGTGGAGTTGCTCCGCATCCGTCCTCTGCGCGCGGTGGGCATGGCGGCGCTGCACCTGGGCGTGTGGGTCGCGGCGGCCGTGGCCATTGCCCACGCGGACAGCGTCTGGGTGAAGCTGCCGCTGTGGATGCTGGCCGGTGGGGCGGTGATGGGGCTCATCCAGCTCGACCACGACGCCTGGCACGACAACCTCTTCCCGAGGCCGTGGCAGAACCGCCTCTTCGGCAACGCGCTCAGCCTGCTCGTGGGCATCGCCTACGAGCCCATGCGCCATGACCACCTCGCGCACCACCGCTGGAACCGCACGGAGAAGGACCCCGACGCCTACAACGCGGGCCGCCGCTCGCTCGGGCTGTGCGCGCTCTTCTACGCCACCGTGCTGCTCGGCATCCCGCTGAGCCTCATCTACTTCAACGTCCTCTACCCGCTGCAGCACTTCTCCCGCGCGCGATTGCGCCGCCATGGCGCGGTGCTGCTCTGCTACGGGGGCTTCTACGCGGGGCTCTTCTGGCTGCTGTCGCGGCACGGGCTCGTCCCCGGCGCGGTGGAGTGCTGGCTCTTGCCGGTGCTCTTCGCCAGCCCCCTCAACGGCCTCAAGTCCATCGCGGACCACTACGCCAACACGTGGCGCGGGGACCGCTTCCACACCGCGACGACGGTGCGCGGCACGCGGCTCGTCACCTTCCTCTTGAACGGGCTCAACTACCACCTGGACCACCACCTCTATCCGCGCGTGCCCGGCTACAACCTCGCGAGGCTGCACACCCACCTGCGGCCCGGGCTGCTCGCGCGCGGCGCCCCCGTCTTCGACAGCTACCTCGACGTCATGGGACGCGCGCTGCTCGCCGGGCCCACCGTCGTGGACGAGGACGTGCGGCTCGTCACCCTGGAACGAAAGCGTCCATGAACGCCCTGCGACAGCTGTACGCGGACATCCGCTACGAGGACGGCCGCTGGCCCCTGTCCCGCTGGGACCTCAACCTGCGCTACATCGCCAAGAGCCTCCTCCACGTCCCCGAGCCGCGCCGCGCCGAGGACGCCGAGCACTTCGCGCGCGTCGCCCGGCACCTCGCCTCCGGGAGCTGGAAGCCCGACGCGCCCGCGGCGCTCAACCTGTGCGCCGTGGGCGATGTGATGTGGATTCGCAGCGGCTTTCGCGAGGCCCTCTCCCCGGGCGTGCGCGCGCTGATGGCGGACGCGCACGTGGCCTTCGCCAACCTGGAGACGCCCGTGGACCCGGCGCGGCCCGTGCCCCGGCTCGTCTACGAGACGCTCCACTACAACGCGCCGCCGGGCTACCTGGACGCGTGGGAGGGCACCGCGCGCCACCGCGTGTTCTCGCTGTGCAACAACCACGCGCTGGACCAGGGCGCGCAAGGGCTGGAGCGCACGCGCCGGAGCGTGCTGGCCCGCCCGGAGCACCGCTGCGTCGGAGGCCCCCGGGCGAAGGACGCGGTGGCGGGCCTGGAGGTGGCCGGGGTGCGCCTGGGCATTGCCGCGGTGACGTATGACATCAACCACCTCGCGGGGGCGCCGCCCGAGGGCGTTCCGGTGACGCGCCTGGGCAGCCCGCGGCATGCGCCCGACTGGGAGCGGCTGGGCGCCCTCATCGACGCGGCGCGCGCGGTGGGGCCGGACCTCGTGGTGCTCATGCCGCACTGGGGCTTCGAGTACGAGTACTGGCCCGAGTCCCTCCAGCGCGAGCACGCCTACCGCCTCATCGAGCGCGGGGCGGACATCCTCCTGGGCTCCTCGCCGCACGTGCTGCAGCCCGTGGAGCTGGTCTCCATCGACGGCGGGGACCCCACGTGCCCCGCGCAGGTGCGCCGGGGAGGGCCTCCGCGAGTGGGGCTCATCGCGTACTCGCTCGGCAACTTCCTGAGCATCATGCCCACGCGGGCG comes from Pyxidicoccus parkwaysis and encodes:
- the drmD gene encoding DISARM system SNF2-like helicase DrmD; this translates as MPCAGDIAQVRHRQYLVNEVIAPSDAREQHTLVRLTCLDDDAQGRPLSVLWERELAARVVRPEQGGLGTPERFDEPRHFAAYLHALKWSSVTATDARLFQAPFRAGIHLMNHQLTPLKKALELPRVNLFIADDVGLGKTIEAGLVLQELILRQRVDRVLIVCPASVTLQWRDEMEKRFGLRFEIFNSEFVSRRRQERGFQVPVWATHSRFIVSYQTLRRSEYFEPLKTLLEEKGHHKSLLVLDEAHVVAPASASRYAIDTETTRSIRSLAERFEHRLFLSATPHNGHSNSFSALLEMLDPQRFTRGTRVRESQLAPVMVRRLKGDLRALGSSQRYPERYVVGVRLTHDSGRWHAEWLAPDGKTVEQRVDLGEASAPELELSQKLARYTELMAPGTKQGRLVFINLQKRLLSSIEAFHRTLSVHAAAFGAGTMAPDGGALTGDTAPESEEHGETDDALELSFAETIREDSQNLSATVQARKLLDDMLKLSARHRAARDAKLRALLHWIREHQCPLTRGAAWKPRRVIVFTEYGDTLRYLKEQLTAAFEGTQRGDERILTLTGGIDDVKRAEVQAAFNGPMEEFPVRVLLATDAAREGINLQGHCADLFHFDIPWNPSRMEQRNGRIDRALQPAPSVRCGYFVYGQRAEDAVLDTLARKVETITRELGSLGCVLMDQMHDALASGITKGTLASLSRAATSTRTEVTKRELESQRTLQSLRKELDAIGELRERSGKVMDFNPVLLRDALDVGFELAGAGRLEREVFTEEGRALEAWKVPALPASWNTTLDSIRPRREHDEPAWEWRKRPLSPVVFEAPPGVSSKLVHLHLSHPLVQRVLQRFLAQGFSANDLSRVTVVQTRRDAVARVIVFGRLSLFGEGAARLHDEVVSVSARWLDGGGRGHLKPFADEADRKAIDQLETTLAEAPALSAIPKAVQKRLLASVESDFSKLWSAIEEQASVREQDARRKLAARGASEAKALTQILLTQQEAIREALGAQLELKLDARAEQDQWRRDKVHLEQRLTALGRELVEQPESLKATYAVRVVRLVPVGMVYLWPGAR
- a CDS encoding methyltransferase family protein, which translates into the protein MMGLREAPGVYLGFISLHVLAGHLGTSLVYRLRFGRSPLAYRSAAADSAHTRVTRRISGVSLLWAGSVLAAAFWPAWSVMPWGRPLLPIPPLAGWVLGIVGLMGMLWAQYGMGPAFRIGVDAGEARPALHEGGLHRYSRNPIYVFSYLYLAGASLWAPSVVTLGACAALGGLFHQLVLQEERFLADRLGEPYARYCQRVPRYF
- a CDS encoding fatty acid desaturase family protein, producing the protein MQPALSRPADSPGAAPPEPGLSRAELVELLRIRPLRAVGMAALHLGVWVAAAVAIAHADSVWVKLPLWMLAGGAVMGLIQLDHDAWHDNLFPRPWQNRLFGNALSLLVGIAYEPMRHDHLAHHRWNRTEKDPDAYNAGRRSLGLCALFYATVLLGIPLSLIYFNVLYPLQHFSRARLRRHGAVLLCYGGFYAGLFWLLSRHGLVPGAVECWLLPVLFASPLNGLKSIADHYANTWRGDRFHTATTVRGTRLVTFLLNGLNYHLDHHLYPRVPGYNLARLHTHLRPGLLARGAPVFDSYLDVMGRALLAGPTVVDEDVRLVTLERKRP
- a CDS encoding CapA family protein gives rise to the protein MNALRQLYADIRYEDGRWPLSRWDLNLRYIAKSLLHVPEPRRAEDAEHFARVARHLASGSWKPDAPAALNLCAVGDVMWIRSGFREALSPGVRALMADAHVAFANLETPVDPARPVPRLVYETLHYNAPPGYLDAWEGTARHRVFSLCNNHALDQGAQGLERTRRSVLARPEHRCVGGPRAKDAVAGLEVAGVRLGIAAVTYDINHLAGAPPEGVPVTRLGSPRHAPDWERLGALIDAARAVGPDLVVLMPHWGFEYEYWPESLQREHAYRLIERGADILLGSSPHVLQPVELVSIDGGDPTCPAQVRRGGPPRVGLIAYSLGNFLSIMPTRACQTGAVLKLSLARDAEGLLRPVDVRAVPTACGRGLGGEGFLDAGVVAVDELGPERAAPHLAHARRTLGGLISTRRD